The Neochlamydia sp. S13 genome has a segment encoding these proteins:
- a CDS encoding V-type ATP synthase subunit B: MKKVYERINDMRGNLITLIATDVSLGELARIDLQDGRSVYASVLRIEGERVTLQVFQNTRGISTQDKVIFLKRQMQAAFGDALLGRRLGGSGLPIDGGPEIFGESINIGTPSFNPVKRIVPRQMVRTNIPMIDVFNCLVKSQKIPIFSVAGEPYNPLLMRIANQTDADVVILGGMGLTFKDYQAFIDNAEASGSLNKTVMFIHRATDPAVECLLVPDMALACAERFAIEGKHVLVLLTDMTSFADSIKEIAITMDQVPSNRGYPGSLYSDLASRYEKAVLIEGSGSITIVGVTTMPGDDVTHPVPDNTGYITEGQFYLHNRQIDPFGSLSRLKQLVIGHVTREDHGDLANGMIRLYAESKKAKERQGMGFKLSHWDEQLIHYAQLFEERMMKLEVNLTIEEALDLGWRILAECFKSEEIGIKQALVTKYWPSNVGTEVG, encoded by the coding sequence ATGAAAAAAGTCTATGAAAGAATTAATGACATGCGGGGAAATCTGATTACTCTTATCGCGACGGATGTCAGCTTAGGAGAGTTAGCCCGAATTGACTTGCAAGATGGGCGTAGCGTCTATGCTTCCGTCTTAAGGATTGAGGGAGAGCGGGTGACCTTACAAGTCTTCCAAAATACGCGCGGTATTTCTACTCAGGATAAAGTGATTTTTTTAAAACGTCAGATGCAAGCAGCTTTTGGTGATGCTCTTTTAGGACGTCGATTAGGTGGTTCTGGCCTTCCCATTGATGGAGGCCCAGAAATTTTTGGTGAAAGTATCAACATTGGTACTCCCTCATTTAATCCTGTCAAGAGAATCGTCCCTCGTCAAATGGTACGTACTAACATCCCCATGATCGACGTCTTTAACTGCTTAGTTAAATCCCAAAAAATACCCATTTTTTCAGTGGCAGGCGAACCTTATAATCCTCTTTTAATGCGCATTGCTAATCAAACCGATGCAGACGTCGTGATTTTAGGGGGCATGGGGCTTACATTTAAAGATTATCAAGCCTTTATTGATAATGCTGAGGCTTCAGGTTCGTTAAATAAAACCGTTATGTTTATCCATCGGGCTACAGATCCGGCGGTAGAGTGTTTGCTTGTACCAGATATGGCTCTCGCTTGCGCTGAAAGGTTTGCTATTGAGGGCAAACATGTTCTAGTTTTGCTAACAGACATGACTTCTTTTGCAGATTCGATTAAAGAAATAGCCATCACCATGGACCAAGTTCCTTCAAATAGAGGCTACCCAGGCTCCTTATATTCTGATTTAGCTTCTCGATATGAAAAAGCTGTCTTAATTGAAGGGAGTGGCTCTATCACTATTGTAGGAGTTACCACAATGCCTGGAGATGATGTGACTCATCCAGTACCTGACAATACGGGCTATATTACTGAAGGCCAGTTTTATCTTCATAATCGTCAAATTGATCCCTTTGGCTCACTCTCTCGCTTAAAGCAGCTAGTGATTGGCCATGTGACTCGAGAAGATCATGGGGATCTAGCCAATGGCATGATTCGGCTTTACGCAGAATCTAAGAAAGCTAAAGAGCGTCAAGGCATGGGTTTTAAGCTCTCTCATTGGGATGAGCAGCTGATTCATTATGCGCAGTTATTTGAAGAGCGTATGATGAAATTAGAAGTTAATCTTACTATCGAAGAAGCTTTGGACTTAGGATGGCGTATTCTAGCTGAATGTTTCAAATCCGAGGAAATCGGTATTAAACAAGCTTTAGTGACCAAATATTGGCCTTCTAATGTAGGGACAGAGGTAGGATAA
- a CDS encoding V-type ATP synthase subunit D — MAEFKLTKNELRMQQNKLAQLQKYLPTLQLKKAMLQIEVNEARSEILKLEHHYHSLRLEVKSYAELLSDKSEIDPMGAANILAIHKHYENIAGVEVPYFERIDFADFHYSLFDTPPWLDGVVLGVRGLAEAQVKIDIAQEKKAALENELREVAIRVNLFEKILIPRALSNIKKIKVFLGDQLLAAVSRAKVAKSKIEGHKKHLLEQRALQAGEQL, encoded by the coding sequence TTGGCCGAATTTAAGTTAACGAAAAACGAACTTAGAATGCAGCAAAATAAGCTAGCGCAGTTACAAAAATACTTGCCTACGCTCCAGCTTAAAAAAGCCATGCTACAAATTGAAGTCAATGAAGCGCGTTCTGAAATTTTGAAATTAGAACATCACTATCATTCATTGCGCCTCGAAGTTAAAAGCTATGCAGAGCTCTTGTCTGATAAGTCAGAAATTGACCCAATGGGTGCTGCAAATATACTGGCCATCCATAAGCATTATGAAAATATTGCTGGAGTGGAAGTCCCTTATTTTGAAAGGATTGATTTTGCTGATTTTCATTACTCTTTATTTGACACCCCACCTTGGTTAGATGGAGTAGTGCTCGGTGTGCGCGGCTTAGCAGAGGCTCAGGTAAAAATTGATATTGCCCAGGAAAAGAAAGCCGCCTTAGAAAATGAATTACGTGAAGTCGCTATTCGTGTAAACCTTTTTGAAAAAATCCTTATCCCACGAGCTCTTAGTAATATCAAAAAAATCAAAGTATTTCTGGGAGATCAACTGCTTGCTGCCGTATCGCGTGCTAAAGTGGCTAAATCTAAAATTGAGGGCCATAAAAAGCATTTATTAGAACAAAGAGCTCTTCAAGCAGGAGAACAGCTATGA
- a CDS encoding ATP synthase subunit I — protein MRVDLEKFLIVGLEEQRAYFFEEAQKAGLIHFINPHPSGTQELPSSIQETLAAIKILRGLPLMEQEEVEEYELADNWVNEILQLNQELIKLTEEERLTHLEIIRVEAFGDFSHEDIAFIEREGKRTIQFFAAKTGTAEREDLPQELIVINSNHHGLDYFISISKEPLQYDGLSEMQIPHTASQLKKRLVFLKKEIRNVEHRLKDYAKYNSFLHRVLLFRFNSYHLQAAASYSSEPLEGFLFAVTGWIPVDKRADLRLLAETTDVHIEQVAIEPGEIIPTYLENTGYEKIGEDLVDIYDTPSSTDKDPSWWVLTSFTVFFAMIVGDAGYGLIFLLMALFIRYKYANLKGLGHRIWKLALILSVACMAWGALTASYFGIHLDINSPIRKISLIHRLVEKKGEYHFYHKDDVYEEFVQEIPKLKESKTPTEFFDNATVIKKGKVEHPMYFRFYDNILFEMALMVGVIHIILSLLRYLDRNWSAIGWVIFMLGAYLYIPHYLNATSIIHFAFGVPKLVGEGGLYLVGGGVLVAFILGLCQHRWKGFLEPMTVIQIFADAMSYLRIYALGLAGAMVSSTINEFASATFFAIGAVLFILGHATNIVLSIMGGVIHGLRLNFLEWYHYSFEGGGKKFNPLRLISKDKD, from the coding sequence ATGAGAGTTGACCTAGAAAAGTTTCTTATTGTCGGTCTAGAAGAGCAGCGGGCTTATTTTTTTGAGGAAGCTCAAAAAGCTGGGCTTATTCATTTTATTAATCCTCATCCTTCAGGCACACAAGAGCTTCCCTCTTCTATTCAAGAGACGCTAGCTGCTATAAAGATCTTACGCGGCTTGCCTTTAATGGAACAGGAGGAAGTAGAAGAATATGAGCTTGCTGATAATTGGGTTAACGAGATCCTTCAGTTAAATCAGGAATTAATTAAGCTTACTGAAGAGGAAAGGCTGACCCATCTTGAAATTATACGTGTTGAAGCGTTTGGAGATTTTTCCCATGAGGATATAGCTTTTATTGAAAGAGAAGGAAAACGAACTATACAATTTTTCGCTGCTAAAACTGGAACCGCAGAACGCGAGGATCTTCCGCAAGAGCTGATTGTTATTAATAGTAATCATCATGGCCTAGATTACTTTATCTCTATCAGCAAAGAGCCGCTTCAGTATGACGGTTTGAGTGAGATGCAGATTCCTCATACGGCAAGCCAATTAAAAAAACGTTTAGTTTTCCTTAAAAAAGAGATCCGCAACGTTGAACATCGCCTCAAGGATTATGCTAAATATAACAGTTTTTTACATCGCGTTCTACTATTCAGATTTAATAGCTATCATCTTCAGGCGGCGGCAAGCTATTCCTCGGAGCCTTTGGAAGGCTTTTTATTTGCTGTTACAGGATGGATTCCTGTAGATAAAAGAGCTGATTTAAGGCTATTGGCCGAAACAACGGATGTGCATATCGAACAAGTCGCTATAGAGCCAGGCGAAATTATTCCCACCTACCTTGAGAATACAGGGTATGAAAAGATTGGAGAAGATCTAGTTGATATTTATGACACACCTTCCTCTACTGACAAAGATCCCTCTTGGTGGGTTTTAACATCATTTACCGTCTTTTTTGCGATGATTGTAGGCGATGCGGGGTATGGTTTGATCTTTTTACTGATGGCCTTATTCATCCGTTATAAATATGCCAATTTGAAAGGCTTAGGGCATCGCATATGGAAGCTTGCTCTCATCCTAAGTGTAGCATGTATGGCTTGGGGTGCCTTGACGGCTTCATATTTTGGCATTCATCTAGATATTAACAGTCCTATCAGAAAGATATCTTTAATCCATCGGCTGGTAGAAAAAAAAGGGGAGTATCATTTTTATCATAAAGATGATGTATATGAAGAATTTGTCCAAGAAATTCCTAAATTAAAAGAATCTAAAACACCCACAGAATTTTTTGATAATGCCACGGTAATCAAGAAAGGAAAAGTTGAGCACCCGATGTATTTTAGATTCTACGATAATATTCTTTTCGAGATGGCTTTAATGGTCGGAGTCATTCATATCATTCTTTCCCTCCTTAGATATCTAGATCGTAATTGGAGTGCTATAGGATGGGTAATATTTATGCTTGGCGCTTATCTGTATATTCCTCATTACCTGAATGCTACCTCAATTATTCATTTTGCATTTGGCGTGCCCAAATTAGTGGGAGAAGGAGGACTCTATCTTGTCGGCGGAGGAGTATTGGTAGCCTTTATTTTAGGCCTATGCCAACATCGTTGGAAAGGTTTTCTTGAGCCTATGACCGTTATCCAAATTTTTGCCGATGCGATGTCTTATTTACGTATTTACGCTCTTGGCTTAGCAGGAGCAATGGTTAGCTCTACCATTAATGAATTTGCCAGTGCTACTTTCTTTGCCATAGGTGCAGTTCTCTTTATACTCGGACATGCGACTAATATTGTTTTAAGCATTATGGGAGGTGTCATTCATGGCTTACGTCTTAATTTTCTTGAGTGGTATCACTATTCATTCGAGGGTGGCGGCAAAAAATTCAATCCTTTACGCCTTATAAGCAAAGATAAAGATTAA
- a CDS encoding ATP synthase subunit C: MMDFSMAGPAIALGLSLIGSCIGCYIAGAASHAAMSRTEEGHGKFIGMSAAPSSQCIYGFLEMLLMSRAIQEGTLSPLSAVFIGLSAGGAIMLSAIYQGKVCATGIQATLKEPSLFGKCFAAIGIIESVSLFAFVFSLLIM, encoded by the coding sequence ATCATGGATTTTAGCATGGCAGGACCTGCAATAGCTCTTGGACTTAGTTTGATTGGCAGTTGTATTGGCTGTTATATTGCAGGCGCTGCTTCTCATGCGGCGATGAGCCGAACAGAAGAAGGACACGGTAAGTTTATTGGTATGTCTGCTGCTCCTTCCTCTCAATGTATCTACGGTTTTTTGGAGATGCTGCTAATGAGCAGAGCTATTCAAGAAGGGACACTTTCTCCCTTATCAGCGGTATTTATTGGACTAAGTGCTGGTGGTGCCATCATGCTTTCCGCTATTTATCAAGGTAAAGTTTGCGCGACAGGCATTCAAGCTACTTTAAAAGAGCCTTCCTTATTTGGTAAATGCTTTGCCGCTATCGGTATTATCGAATCGGTTTCTCTTTTTGCTTTTGTCTTTTCCTTATTAATCATGTAG
- a CDS encoding sodium-dependent transporter, which translates to MSQPQTTTWKSQSGYVWSLIGSAVGFANILSFSAQVYKNGGGAFLVPYVLAVFILGVPMLMLEGLIGYTWKLPIVSAYNKVLGKKGKVLGWLSVVACLTIGAFYIVLTAYSAAYTYFAASKQIPSDSKSFFFQEFLKTTESIHQLGPLSFPVLIATVSMCLLTYLVMIRNVRDGIEKICTLFMPLLAFIMTAFAITTMFLPGGLDALRHYLSPDFSRLNDPTLWRDVFGQLFFSLSLGLGIIVGYSRHTDQKTNIAQAMFWVTLGDFAVSFISGLAIFGCLAHISHIQKVPFEQILSSESTFEIGFILFPKILQSFGEHWAQIVGTIFFFCIFIAGITGVFSIAESIVGNVEKEFTLSRKKAVTVTMSALLGMAVLFCFGNASHIIDALAPMVLGINMLIGGIALIITFQYACPALREDAIWYNGSQANFFSVSLRYVGPLLLTIILLSNLWHEFHTLDLSSCIRWLWFTIALIGSVLMAYQKKYQPTHA; encoded by the coding sequence ATGTCGCAACCGCAAACAACCACCTGGAAAAGTCAGTCGGGATACGTATGGTCCTTAATAGGATCAGCGGTAGGCTTTGCCAATATTTTAAGCTTTAGTGCCCAAGTTTACAAAAATGGAGGAGGCGCATTTTTAGTCCCCTACGTCCTTGCTGTTTTTATATTAGGCGTTCCCATGCTCATGCTAGAAGGCCTTATTGGTTATACTTGGAAGCTGCCTATTGTCTCTGCTTATAATAAAGTATTAGGGAAAAAAGGAAAAGTGCTCGGCTGGCTCTCTGTGGTTGCTTGCTTAACAATAGGCGCCTTTTATATTGTCTTAACGGCTTATTCTGCAGCCTATACCTATTTTGCTGCCTCTAAACAGATCCCTTCTGACTCTAAGTCATTTTTTTTTCAAGAATTCTTAAAGACGACTGAAAGCATTCATCAATTAGGGCCTTTATCTTTTCCTGTCTTAATCGCTACAGTATCCATGTGCCTATTAACTTATCTTGTTATGATAAGAAATGTTAGAGATGGGATTGAAAAAATATGTACCTTATTCATGCCTTTACTAGCTTTTATCATGACAGCATTTGCCATTACTACTATGTTTCTTCCAGGAGGATTAGATGCTTTAAGACATTATCTATCCCCTGATTTCTCTCGATTAAATGACCCTACGCTTTGGCGTGATGTGTTTGGCCAGCTGTTTTTTAGCCTTTCTTTAGGTCTAGGAATTATTGTAGGCTACTCCCGTCATACTGATCAAAAAACGAATATAGCCCAGGCAATGTTTTGGGTAACCTTAGGAGACTTTGCTGTCTCATTCATTTCCGGCTTAGCAATTTTTGGATGCCTAGCCCACATCAGCCATATACAAAAGGTTCCATTTGAGCAAATTCTTTCCTCAGAGTCTACCTTTGAAATTGGTTTTATCTTATTTCCAAAAATCTTGCAATCTTTTGGTGAACATTGGGCTCAGATAGTAGGTACAATCTTTTTCTTCTGCATTTTCATAGCTGGCATTACGGGAGTATTTTCTATAGCAGAAAGCATTGTAGGCAATGTAGAAAAAGAATTTACGCTATCACGTAAAAAAGCTGTCACTGTCACTATGTCGGCACTTCTTGGCATGGCGGTCCTCTTTTGTTTTGGTAATGCCTCGCATATTATCGATGCCCTTGCCCCCATGGTTTTAGGCATCAATATGTTGATTGGAGGGATAGCCCTCATTATTACTTTCCAATATGCTTGCCCTGCTTTGCGAGAAGATGCTATTTGGTATAATGGCTCTCAAGCTAACTTCTTTTCTGTATCACTACGCTATGTAGGCCCTCTGCTGCTCACTATCATTTTACTTAGCAATCTATGGCATGAATTCCATACTCTTGACTTATCATCTTGCATTCGCTGGCTCTGGTTCACGATTGCCTTGATAGGCTCTGTGCTTATGGCTTATCAAAAGAAATATCAGCCTACACATGCATAA
- a CDS encoding phosphorelay protein produces the protein MQVLCVDQDKNFCNFIKREGEALGVRVSGVMTFDQAQERMRDQSSYACIFNSSHCDHLATVDQLSFSLAYDDLPTVSLLQELKATQKVRYIAGKMMSSEEARYLLAQLCQLEAYEKLKGDWVAEIPEQLMKAYEISSYEKLGIIEKLIKNNSHQPAWEELQFIVHKIAGSAGFYGRFMACEICKKMEIHIKQKEYALIDLNSFYRQLYLYIQ, from the coding sequence ATGCAGGTTTTATGTGTCGATCAAGATAAAAACTTTTGTAATTTTATAAAAAGAGAGGGGGAAGCTTTAGGGGTGCGCGTAAGTGGAGTAATGACGTTTGACCAGGCACAAGAAAGAATGAGGGATCAAAGCTCGTATGCCTGTATTTTCAATTCCTCTCACTGCGATCACCTAGCTACGGTTGATCAACTTTCCTTTTCTTTAGCATATGATGATTTGCCTACTGTTTCATTATTGCAGGAGCTTAAAGCAACTCAAAAAGTACGTTATATAGCAGGAAAGATGATGAGTTCTGAAGAAGCTCGTTATCTCTTAGCTCAGTTATGCCAGCTTGAAGCTTACGAGAAACTTAAAGGCGACTGGGTAGCAGAAATTCCAGAGCAGCTAATGAAGGCCTATGAGATCTCTAGCTATGAAAAATTAGGCATAATAGAAAAGCTAATCAAAAATAATTCCCATCAGCCTGCTTGGGAAGAATTACAATTCATTGTCCACAAAATAGCAGGCAGTGCAGGCTTTTATGGTCGCTTCATGGCTTGTGAAATATGTAAAAAAATGGAAATACACATCAAACAAAAAGAGTATGCTCTTATTGATTTAAACTCTTTTTATCGCCAGCTTTATCTTTATATTCAATAA
- a CDS encoding IS5 family transposase (programmed frameshift): MKFDKIEKLDDERFRRLTGVKRGTFDKMVQILQQADAAKKIKGGRKYKLRLEDMLLMTLEYMREYRTYFHISQSYGISESSAYKAVKWIEDTLIKHPDFALPGRKELLKSDTEYEVILIDATETPIERPKKKQKRYYSGKKKKHTLKTQVVVDKKSKKVICTTFGNGKKHDFRLFKESQVKINPQIRVLTDSGYQGLTKLHAQTQMPKKKSKKKPLTQEDKRTNQSLSRERVANENVIGLLKRFKIIADRYRNRRKRFALRFNLIAAIYNWELNT; the protein is encoded by the exons ATGAAATTTGATAAGATAGAGAAATTAGATGATGAACGATTTCGCAGATTGACAGGGGTAAAGCGTGGTACCTTTGATAAGATGGTGCAAATTTTACAGCAAGCCGATGCGGCCAAGAAGATTAAAGGCGGGCGTAAATATAAACTACGTTTAGAAGACATGCTGCTAATGACCTTGGAATATATGCGAGAATATAGGACCTATTTCCATATTAGCCAAAGCTATGGAATCAGTGAAAGTTCAGCTTATAAAGCGGTGAAATGGATTGAAGATACGTTAATCAAGCATCCAGATTTTGCTTTACCGGGACGTAAAGAGCTTTTGAAAAGCGATACGGAATATGAGGTTATTTTAATTGATGCTACAGAAACGCCTATTGAGCGCCCTA AAAAAAAACAAAAGCGCTATTATTCAGGGAAAAAGAAAAAACATACCCTAAAGACCCAAGTTGTAGTCGATAAGAAGAGTAAAAAAGTAATTTGTACCACATTTGGCAATGGCAAAAAGCATGATTTTAGGCTATTCAAAGAATCTCAGGTTAAAATTAATCCACAAATAAGAGTGTTAACCGATTCAGGATATCAAGGATTAACAAAGCTACATGCCCAAACCCAGATGCCCAAGAAAAAAAGTAAGAAGAAGCCTTTAACTCAAGAGGATAAAAGAACAAACCAAAGTTTATCCAGAGAAAGAGTTGCCAATGAAAACGTCATTGGCCTCCTTAAGCGATTTAAAATTATAGCCGATCGCTACAGAAATAGACGTAAAAGATTTGCACTTCGCTTCAACTTGATTGCAGCGATCTATAACTGGGAATTAAATACGTGA
- a CDS encoding CsbD family protein encodes MNKEFFEGSWHELKGKIKEKWGKLTDDDLLRIDGSWEQMLGSLEKNYGYKKDQAEKELSKWKNESTHLGR; translated from the coding sequence ATGAATAAAGAATTTTTCGAGGGTAGTTGGCATGAGCTCAAAGGGAAAATTAAGGAAAAATGGGGCAAATTGACTGATGATGATCTTTTGAGGATTGATGGAAGCTGGGAGCAAATGTTAGGTAGCTTGGAAAAAAACTATGGTTATAAAAAAGACCAAGCAGAAAAAGAATTAAGTAAATGGAAAAATGAAAGCACACACTTAGGGAGGTAA
- a CDS encoding ferritin-like domain-containing protein has translation MKLTSMEDLLVYELQDLLSGEMQMVEALPLMQKAASHPELKAAFEKHLQETKQQVKRLEIALSYLDAEASYTTVCKAMKGMIAEGEEIMKIHAPDDLKDAGLIGAAQKIEHYEIAGYGTAKAHAAWLSLDEVVNLLDETLQEEASTDKKLTKLAEGSMFTSGINKQASK, from the coding sequence ATGAAGCTTACTAGTATGGAAGATCTACTTGTCTATGAGTTACAAGACCTTTTAAGTGGGGAAATGCAGATGGTGGAAGCCTTGCCCCTCATGCAAAAAGCCGCTTCTCATCCTGAGCTAAAAGCAGCTTTTGAAAAGCATTTGCAGGAAACTAAACAGCAGGTTAAGCGATTAGAAATTGCTTTATCCTACTTAGATGCAGAAGCTAGTTATACTACCGTTTGCAAGGCTATGAAAGGTATGATTGCAGAGGGCGAGGAGATTATGAAAATTCATGCTCCTGACGATCTAAAAGATGCTGGTCTGATCGGTGCAGCCCAAAAAATCGAGCACTATGAAATTGCTGGTTACGGGACGGCAAAAGCCCATGCGGCATGGCTGAGTTTAGACGAGGTAGTAAACCTTTTGGATGAGACCTTGCAAGAAGAGGCCAGTACCGACAAAAAGCTGACCAAGCTTGCTGAAGGTTCCATGTTTACTTCAGGGATAAATAAGCAGGCCTCCAAATAA
- a CDS encoding DNA polymerase ligase N-terminal domain-containing protein, giving the protein MILKAYQQKKTLKKPLAPVPELSLDPSCGLPIFCIQKHAASHLHYDFRVECQGVLISWAIPKGPSLNPYNKRLAIRVEDHPLAYRHFEGVIPPGNYGAGEVVLWDEGIYTLAGLKAKKDIENACLKGLEKGHLEIELYGHKLKGGFVLQQWKKEKDKNWLLIKRKDQYVDLKIDVLEHNQSVRTCFPNTF; this is encoded by the coding sequence ATGATATTAAAAGCTTATCAGCAAAAAAAGACATTAAAAAAACCTCTTGCCCCTGTGCCAGAGCTATCTCTAGACCCTTCTTGCGGTTTGCCCATTTTTTGTATACAAAAACATGCCGCTTCTCATTTACATTATGATTTTAGAGTCGAATGTCAAGGCGTGCTTATAAGTTGGGCTATCCCCAAGGGCCCTTCCCTTAATCCTTACAACAAACGCTTAGCTATTCGTGTAGAAGACCACCCCTTAGCTTATCGTCATTTTGAAGGAGTTATCCCTCCAGGGAATTATGGAGCAGGAGAAGTGGTTCTTTGGGATGAAGGGATTTACACTTTAGCGGGATTAAAGGCCAAAAAGGATATTGAGAATGCTTGCTTAAAAGGTTTAGAAAAGGGCCACTTAGAGATAGAGTTGTATGGCCATAAATTAAAAGGCGGTTTTGTCTTGCAGCAATGGAAAAAAGAGAAAGATAAAAATTGGTTATTGATTAAACGTAAAGATCAATATGTGGATTTAAAAATAGATGTGTTAGAGCACAATCAATCCGTGCGCACTTGCTTTCCTAACACCTTTTAA
- a CDS encoding Fic/DOC family N-terminal domain-containing protein has translation MPNPHLLMRPFITREAVLSSKIEGTQATIGEILAASVGISVQRNPDDLREVQNYIRPLSKLE, from the coding sequence TTGCCCAATCCTCATCTATTAATGAGACCCTTTATTACCCGTGAAGCTGTTCTTTCGAGCAAAATCGAAGGTACTCAAGCAACTATTGGAGAAATACTAGCAGCTAGCGTCGGGATTAGTGTACAACGAAACCCCGATGATCTTCGGGAAGTGCAAAATTATATTAGACCTCTTTCGAAACTGGAATAA
- a CDS encoding Fic family protein — protein sequence MSLRLIKEIHHHLMQGVRGSHATPGGFRRSQNWIETPGCTLNTAKFVPPPPDHLMDCLGEFEKFLHERQLPPLIHTALCHYQFEAIHPFLDGNGRIGRLLIILLLIEQKMLPTPILYLSAFFEATRDEYYKQLYNVSARGTWHEWLIYFLNGIAVQTEDVLSRVERINDLLNKWKMQVASSTSNVPVLIVEHFAVNPYLTTNRIAEELKIAYSTAQRGIQKLEEAKIIKQINSTRRDKIYCAIEILAILEEATKIYADFQ from the coding sequence TTGTCATTGAGGCTCATTAAAGAAATTCATCACCATTTAATGCAAGGTGTTAGAGGGTCACATGCAACCCCTGGAGGATTTAGGCGTAGCCAAAACTGGATAGAAACACCAGGTTGTACGCTCAATACGGCCAAATTTGTTCCTCCTCCACCAGATCACTTGATGGATTGCTTAGGTGAATTTGAAAAATTTCTACATGAAAGGCAGCTTCCGCCTTTAATTCATACTGCCCTATGCCATTATCAGTTTGAAGCCATTCATCCATTTTTGGATGGAAATGGACGCATTGGCCGGCTGCTAATTATATTATTGTTGATCGAGCAAAAAATGTTGCCAACTCCGATCTTGTACTTAAGTGCCTTTTTTGAAGCTACACGTGATGAGTATTATAAGCAGCTTTATAACGTGAGTGCTAGAGGCACATGGCATGAATGGCTGATTTATTTTTTGAATGGCATTGCGGTGCAAACCGAAGATGTGTTGTCGCGGGTAGAGAGAATCAATGACTTGTTGAATAAATGGAAAATGCAGGTTGCAAGCAGCACATCTAATGTTCCTGTACTGATTGTAGAACACTTTGCAGTGAACCCCTATCTTACCACGAACAGAATAGCAGAAGAACTTAAAATCGCTTATAGTACAGCTCAAAGGGGTATACAAAAGCTTGAGGAAGCGAAAATTATCAAACAGATCAACAGTACTAGACGCGATAAAATTTATTGTGCTATAGAGATACTGGCAATTCTTGAAGAAGCTACAAAAATTTATGCGGATTTTCAATGA